A DNA window from Paraburkholderia sp. PGU19 contains the following coding sequences:
- a CDS encoding CoA-binding protein, whose protein sequence is MHKQGNSHFKYFVGIQSLADIATREDRVCVLNILGGESSDVTPVSHAFSGANVVFGTAPGKGGQVLATPVGDIPVFNNVREGLEAGHRFNCGVVYLPPSAARDGVAELIRVNPDLRKIFIITEKIAVHDAREIRAMGQQAGIDIFGANGLGVADSWQRVRIGGALGGDDPGATLRQGSIAIFSNSGGFSTTIAQYLRMSGWGTSTVISSGKDVYIHYAAPEFAFALANDARSKAAVLYCEPGGYYEADAHFNKPVVACVVGRWKSGLTRAVGHAGAMAGGADDALAKERWFKEKFGVERLFTPDDPCCSAKGAVVTNIAHIPAALTAVMRANATMPDFEPEGSLALKPWFGSDQGLDLPDDLALAVVRAVAPYDEQVARVNDQIGAIPPRQPLKDASGASQMDARTQVSSLHGVSMLEAATHSFEANVCLALLHEFGGANDEKLIDVAVGAAVNLYGTPELAAAQAAREAGNAPNAVLAAAAAIVGPNRQRAAREAARLMIDRFAAAKLADAFDRDFDVDAIDTEGSAVLFSDGPDAKAQAMLAGLAARGVSSVFVRWVADGPGYPRADAVLAAITTTLVWGPLMRKRISRLTAENLPWWTKLFGTLIGASADASRHHPDSFCDLSTEALLGERSLTETAFAALLGLKPSDDDLFAFSTLTGLLLTNGPGAISAQGAKGAVSADGPESPERVQLNKALTGFLTHTGYTHGGNGYEGIAFLNEAFRDSGLDDPANAQHGVDLDALARRSVEHYAQYKARQKHVGSLDIAKLPGVNHPVFKDKPVNHDPREVFIAGLYERRGEYNAFHAYYRALVQALFDAGVSRTVYCVNVDAVIAALLLKMLWQPLRRGDISEADLETAAFTIFLYPRMLGCAAEIDDHLNRGRNMDTRTPASQCCFVA, encoded by the coding sequence ATGCACAAACAAGGCAACAGCCACTTCAAATACTTCGTCGGGATACAGTCGCTGGCGGACATCGCTACCCGTGAAGATCGCGTCTGCGTGCTCAATATCCTGGGCGGCGAGTCGTCCGATGTGACGCCGGTGAGTCACGCCTTCTCGGGCGCGAATGTGGTGTTCGGCACGGCGCCCGGCAAAGGCGGACAGGTGCTCGCAACGCCCGTGGGCGACATTCCTGTCTTCAACAATGTGCGGGAGGGCCTGGAAGCCGGCCATAGGTTCAACTGCGGCGTCGTGTATCTGCCACCTTCCGCCGCGCGCGACGGCGTGGCCGAGCTGATCCGCGTGAATCCGGATCTGCGCAAGATCTTCATCATTACGGAGAAGATTGCCGTGCACGACGCGCGTGAGATCCGCGCGATGGGACAACAGGCGGGCATCGACATCTTCGGCGCAAACGGGCTGGGCGTCGCGGACTCATGGCAGCGCGTGCGGATCGGCGGCGCGCTCGGCGGTGACGATCCGGGCGCCACACTGCGGCAGGGATCGATCGCGATCTTCTCGAACTCCGGCGGCTTCAGCACCACGATCGCCCAGTATCTGCGCATGAGCGGCTGGGGCACATCGACCGTCATTTCCAGCGGAAAGGACGTCTACATCCACTATGCCGCGCCAGAATTCGCGTTTGCCCTTGCCAACGACGCGCGCAGCAAGGCCGCCGTCCTGTACTGCGAGCCGGGCGGATACTACGAGGCCGACGCGCACTTCAACAAGCCCGTGGTCGCGTGCGTAGTGGGCCGCTGGAAAAGCGGTCTCACGCGCGCAGTCGGACATGCGGGCGCGATGGCGGGCGGCGCCGACGATGCGCTCGCGAAGGAACGCTGGTTCAAGGAGAAGTTCGGCGTCGAACGGCTCTTCACGCCCGACGATCCGTGCTGCTCGGCGAAGGGGGCGGTGGTGACGAACATCGCCCATATTCCTGCCGCGCTCACGGCGGTGATGCGCGCGAATGCAACGATGCCCGACTTCGAGCCCGAAGGTAGCCTCGCACTCAAGCCGTGGTTCGGCTCGGATCAGGGGCTCGATCTGCCTGACGATCTCGCGCTTGCAGTCGTGAGAGCGGTAGCCCCGTATGACGAACAGGTCGCGCGGGTGAATGACCAGATCGGGGCGATCCCGCCTCGGCAGCCGTTGAAGGACGCCTCGGGCGCCTCGCAGATGGACGCCAGGACTCAGGTCAGCAGCCTGCACGGCGTATCGATGCTCGAAGCGGCGACGCATTCCTTCGAAGCGAACGTGTGCCTCGCACTGTTACACGAGTTCGGCGGCGCAAACGACGAGAAGCTCATCGACGTCGCGGTCGGCGCGGCAGTGAACCTATACGGCACGCCTGAACTGGCGGCGGCGCAAGCGGCACGAGAAGCGGGTAACGCACCCAACGCGGTGCTTGCCGCCGCAGCGGCGATCGTCGGGCCGAACCGCCAGCGCGCGGCGCGCGAGGCGGCGAGGCTGATGATCGACCGGTTCGCCGCTGCGAAACTCGCGGACGCGTTCGATCGCGATTTCGACGTCGACGCGATAGACACTGAAGGCAGCGCTGTACTTTTCTCCGACGGACCCGACGCGAAGGCGCAAGCCATGCTCGCTGGGCTCGCCGCCCGCGGCGTGAGTTCGGTATTCGTCCGGTGGGTTGCCGACGGCCCGGGGTATCCGCGCGCGGACGCCGTGCTCGCGGCGATCACGACGACACTCGTCTGGGGCCCGCTCATGCGCAAGCGCATCTCGCGTCTGACGGCGGAGAACCTGCCATGGTGGACGAAGCTCTTCGGCACGCTGATCGGCGCCTCGGCGGACGCGTCGCGCCACCATCCCGACAGCTTCTGCGATCTTTCCACGGAAGCATTGCTCGGCGAACGCTCATTGACGGAAACCGCGTTCGCGGCACTGCTCGGCCTGAAGCCATCCGATGACGACCTGTTCGCATTCAGCACGCTAACCGGATTGCTGCTCACGAACGGACCCGGCGCGATCTCGGCGCAGGGCGCGAAGGGCGCGGTGTCCGCTGACGGCCCCGAATCGCCCGAACGCGTGCAACTGAACAAGGCGCTGACAGGCTTTCTCACGCACACCGGCTATACGCACGGCGGCAACGGCTATGAAGGTATCGCGTTTCTCAACGAGGCGTTTCGCGACAGCGGCCTCGACGATCCTGCCAACGCGCAACACGGCGTTGACCTCGACGCGCTCGCGCGGCGTTCCGTTGAGCACTACGCACAGTACAAGGCCCGTCAGAAGCATGTGGGCAGCCTCGACATCGCCAAACTGCCGGGCGTGAATCACCCGGTGTTCAAGGACAAGCCGGTCAATCACGATCCACGCGAGGTGTTCATCGCCGGGCTTTACGAGAGGCGAGGCGAGTACAACGCGTTTCATGCGTACTACCGTGCGCTGGTACAGGCATTGTTCGACGCGGGCGTCTCGCGCACCGTCTACTGCGTCAATGTCGATGCTGTGATCGCCGCGCTGCTTCTGAAGATGCTGTGGCAGCCGCTTAGACGCGGCGACATCAGCGAGGCGGATCTCGAAACCGCAGCGTTCACGATCTTTCTGTACCCACGCATGCTCGGCTGTGCCGCGGAAATCGACGATCACCTCAACCGTGGTCGCAATATGGACACACGTACACCCGCTTCACAGTGTTGCTTCGTGGCCTGA
- a CDS encoding MFS transporter → MHPSPSTLSPGHSKAAAVFRVTAGNFLEQFDFFLFGFYATQIANVFFPAGSEFASLMMTFAVFGAGFLMRPLGAIVLGAYIDDVGRRKGLIVTLSIMASGTILIAFVPGYTTIGLLAPVLVLVGRLLQGFSAGAELGGVSVYLAEMATPGRKGFFTSWQSASQQVAIVVAAALGFALNQSLNTAAIAAWGWRVPFFVGCMIVPFIFMLRRNLEETQEFKARQHRPSMNEVFRTLVQNWPVVIAGMMLVAMTTASFYLITVYAPTFGKTVLHLSTADSLLVTLCVAVSNFIWLPIGGALSDRIGRRPLLVTMTLLAIATAYPALSLLAHAPSFVNMLLALLWLSFMYGIYNGAMVVALTEVMPVQVRVAGFSLAYSLATAVFGGFTPAISTALIHMTGDKAAPGYWMSFAAACALLATFALYRRRAATLTPAH, encoded by the coding sequence ATGCACCCCTCACCCTCTACCCTTTCGCCGGGGCATTCAAAGGCTGCAGCGGTCTTCCGGGTAACGGCCGGAAACTTTCTGGAGCAGTTCGACTTTTTTCTGTTCGGCTTCTATGCCACACAAATCGCCAACGTCTTTTTTCCGGCCGGAAGCGAATTTGCGTCGTTGATGATGACATTCGCGGTTTTCGGCGCGGGTTTTCTCATGCGCCCGCTGGGCGCCATCGTGCTCGGTGCGTACATCGACGACGTCGGCCGTCGCAAGGGTCTCATCGTCACGCTCTCCATCATGGCAAGCGGCACCATCCTGATTGCGTTCGTACCGGGCTACACGACGATCGGCCTTCTGGCGCCGGTGCTGGTGCTCGTCGGCCGGCTGCTGCAGGGCTTCTCGGCAGGCGCGGAGCTGGGTGGCGTGTCGGTTTATCTCGCCGAAATGGCTACACCCGGCCGTAAAGGCTTCTTCACGAGCTGGCAGTCCGCGAGCCAGCAGGTGGCGATTGTCGTGGCCGCGGCGCTTGGCTTCGCGCTCAACCAGTCGCTGAACACAGCAGCCATTGCGGCGTGGGGATGGCGGGTTCCGTTCTTCGTCGGCTGCATGATCGTGCCGTTCATCTTCATGCTGCGTCGCAATCTCGAGGAAACTCAGGAATTCAAGGCGCGCCAGCATCGTCCGAGCATGAACGAAGTGTTCCGCACGCTCGTCCAGAACTGGCCCGTCGTGATCGCTGGCATGATGCTGGTCGCAATGACAACCGCGAGCTTCTATCTCATCACGGTCTACGCGCCGACTTTCGGCAAGACGGTCCTGCATTTGAGCACTGCGGACAGTTTGCTCGTGACCCTGTGTGTCGCCGTGTCGAACTTCATCTGGCTCCCGATCGGCGGAGCGCTCTCCGACAGGATCGGCCGCCGGCCGCTCCTCGTCACCATGACGTTACTCGCCATCGCGACCGCCTACCCGGCGCTATCGCTGCTCGCGCACGCACCGAGCTTCGTCAACATGCTGCTCGCGCTACTGTGGCTCTCGTTCATGTACGGCATCTATAACGGCGCGATGGTCGTCGCGCTCACGGAAGTGATGCCGGTTCAGGTACGCGTTGCGGGCTTCTCGCTCGCCTATAGCCTCGCGACGGCGGTGTTCGGGGGATTCACGCCAGCGATTTCGACAGCGCTCATTCACATGACGGGCGACAAGGCCGCACCTGGCTACTGGATGAGCTTCGCCGCAGCGTGCGCGCTTTTGGCGACGTTCGCACTCTATCGCAGGCGCGCAGCAACGCTGACGCCGGCGCATTAA
- a CDS encoding substrate-binding domain-containing protein produces MKNLLLKLCATALVATSAAAANVQASDLHVMSSGGFTAAYKVLGPRFASETGNTLDTALGPSMGKSPEAIPNRLARGEPADAVIMVGYALDELIKEGKVIPGSRVELADSRIGMVVREGAAKPDISSADGLRQTLLHAKSIAYSDSASGVYIERELFRKLGIEDQVKSKAKMIPRIPVASVVANGDYEIGFQQVSELLPVKGATFVGKIPESLQSVTRFAAGIPVGAQHPKEAKALLDYLASPGVQADVKTTGLDSVSAH; encoded by the coding sequence ATGAAAAATCTGCTTCTGAAACTATGCGCGACAGCGCTCGTGGCAACCTCGGCTGCCGCGGCCAACGTGCAGGCCTCCGACCTGCACGTCATGAGTTCTGGCGGCTTTACCGCCGCGTACAAGGTGCTCGGCCCCAGGTTCGCGTCCGAGACGGGAAACACGCTCGACACCGCGCTGGGTCCGTCGATGGGCAAATCGCCTGAAGCGATCCCCAACAGGCTCGCGCGCGGCGAACCCGCGGACGCGGTCATCATGGTTGGCTATGCACTTGACGAGTTGATCAAGGAGGGGAAGGTGATCCCCGGATCGCGGGTGGAGCTTGCCGATTCGCGGATCGGCATGGTCGTGCGCGAAGGCGCGGCGAAACCCGATATCAGCTCGGCAGACGGACTCCGGCAGACGCTGCTGCATGCGAAGTCGATCGCGTACTCGGACAGCGCGAGCGGCGTCTACATCGAGCGTGAGTTGTTCCGGAAACTCGGCATCGAGGATCAGGTCAAGTCGAAAGCGAAGATGATCCCGCGCATCCCCGTAGCCTCCGTGGTGGCGAACGGCGACTACGAAATCGGCTTCCAGCAGGTGAGCGAATTGCTGCCCGTCAAGGGCGCGACCTTCGTCGGAAAGATTCCTGAGTCGTTGCAGTCCGTCACGCGTTTCGCTGCCGGCATTCCCGTCGGTGCGCAGCACCCGAAGGAAGCGAAAGCCCTACTCGACTATCTCGCGTCACCCGGTGTGCAGGCGGATGTGAAAACCACCGGGCTCGATAGCGTTTCCGCTCACTGA